The sequence TTGTACTTCCTAATCCTGTGTATGTAATACTATCACTTCTCTCTTCGCTTATAGCCATAGCAGGTATTTTTTTTGTAGCGGGAGCAGAACTTGTAGGTGCCATACAGCTACTTATATACGCTGTAGCGGTCACAGTTTTTTATGTATTCGTCCTGACTGCAGTACCGTGGGAGAAGGCACTTAAAAAAGACTCCCATTATAGGGTTGAAGGTGTCCTATCCTTTCCTTTGCTTCTGCTTATGTATCTTGAAATACTGGTAGTTTTCTCTTTGGGTATAAGTGCTTCACCTAAGGGACAAATATGGGAGCTGTCAAAGAAGTTTGGCAATACAGAGGTTATTGGTAGTATACTATTTAGCAAATATTTCC comes from Hydrogenobacter hydrogenophilus and encodes:
- a CDS encoding NADH-quinone oxidoreductase subunit J family protein; the protein is MIQWLAFLLFSLLAVLSALGVVVLPNPVYVILSLLSSLIAIAGIFFVAGAELVGAIQLLIYAVAVTVFYVFVLTAVPWEKALKKDSHYRVEGVLSFPLLLLMYLEILVVFSLGISASPKGQIWELSKKFGNTEVIGSILFSKYFLVFELVSLVLLIGMIGAVIIGRKEAQTYDSDTP